In Nomascus leucogenys isolate Asia chromosome 8, Asia_NLE_v1, whole genome shotgun sequence, a single genomic region encodes these proteins:
- the GALT gene encoding galactose-1-phosphate uridylyltransferase, with the protein MSRSGTDPEQRQQASEADAAAATFRASDHQHIRYNPLQDEWVLVSAHRMKRPWQGQVEPQLLKTVPRHDPLNPLCPGAIRANGEVNPHYDSTFLFDNDFPALQPDAPSPGPSDHPLFQAKSARGVCKVMCFHPWSDVTLPLMSVPEIRAVVDAWASVTEELGAQYPWVQIFENKGAMMGCSNPHPHCQVWASSFLPDIAQREERSQQAYKSQHGEPLLMEYSHQELLRKERLVLTNEHWLVLVPFWATWPYQTLLLPRRHVRRLPELTPAERDDLASIMKKLLTKYDNLFETSFPYSMGWHGAPTGSEAGANWDHWQLHAHYYPPLLRSATVRKFMVGYEMLAQAQRDLTPEQAAERLRALPEVHYRLGQKDRETATNA; encoded by the exons ATGTCGCGCAGTGGAACCGATCCTGAGCAGCGCCAGCAGGCGTCAGAGGCGGACGCCGCAGCAGCAACCTTCCGGGCAAGCG ACCATCAGCATATCCGCTACAACCCGCTGCAGGATGAGTGGGTGCTGGTGTCAGCTCACCGCATGAAGCGGCCCTGGCAGGGTCAAGTGGAGCCCCAGCTTCTGAAGACAGTGCCCCGCCATGACCCCCTCAACCCTCTGTGTCCTGGGGCCATCCGAGCCAATGGAGAG GTGAATCCCCACTACGATAGCACCTTCCTGTTTGACAACGACTTCCCAGCTCTGCAGCCTGATGCCCCCAGTCCAG GACCCAGTGATCATCCCCTTTTCCAAGCAAAGTCTGCTCGAGGAGTCTG TAAGGTCATGTGCTTCCACCCTTGGTCGGATGTAACGCTGCCACTCATGTCGGTCCCTGAGATCCGGGCTGTTGTTGATGCATGGGCCTCAGTCACAGAGGAGCTGGGTGCCCAGTACCCTTGGGTGCAG ATCTTTGAAAACAAAGGTGCCATGATGGGCTGttccaacccccacccccactgccag GTATGGGCCAGCAGTTTCCTGCCAGATATTGCCCAGCGTGAGGAGCGATCTCAGCAGGCCTATAAGAGTCAGCATGGAGAGCCCCTGCTAATGGAGTACAGCCACCAGGAGCTACTCAGGAAG GAACGCCTGGTCCTAACCAATGAGCACTGGTTAGTACTGGTCCCCTTCTGGGCAACGTGGCCCTACCAGACACTGCTGCTGCCCCGTCGGCATGTGCGGCGGCTACCTGAGCTGACCCCTGCTGAGCGTGATg ATCTAGCCTCCATCATGAAGAAGCTCTTGACCAAGTACGACAACCTGTTTGAGACGTCCTTTCCCTACTCCATGGGCTGGCATG GGGCTCCCACAGGATCAGAGGCTGGGGCCAACTGGGACCACTGGCAGCTGCACGCTCATTACTACCCTCCGCTCCTGCGCTCTGCCACTGTCCGGAAATTCATGGTTGGCTACGAAATGCTTGCTCAGGCTCAGAGGGACCTCACCCCTGAGCAG GCTGCAGAGAGACTAAGGGCACTTCCTGAGGTTCATTACCGCCTGGGGCAGAAGGACAGGGAGACAGCAACCAACGCCTGA
- the IL11RA gene encoding interleukin-11 receptor subunit alpha isoform X1, translated as MSSSCSGLSRVLVAVATALVSASSPCPQAWGPPGVQYGQPGRSMKLCCPGVTAGEPVSWFRDGEPKLLQGPDSGLGHELVLAQADSTDEGTYICRTLDGALGGTVTLQLGYPPARPVVSCQAADYENFSCTWSPSQISGLPTRYLTSYRKKTILGADSQRRSPSTGPWPCPQDPLGAARCVVHGAEFWSQYRINVTEVNPLGASTRLLDVSLQSILRPDPPQGLRVESVPGYPRRLRASWTYPASWPRQPHFLLKFRLQYRPAQHPAWSTVEPAGLEEVITDAVAGLPHAVRVSARDFLDAGTWSTWSPEAWGTPSTGTVPKEIPAWGQLHTQPEVEPQVDSPAPPRPSLQPHPRLLDHKDSVEQVAVLASLGILSFLGLVAGALALGLWLRLRQGGKDGSPKPGFLASMIPVDRHPGAPNL; from the exons ATGAGCAGCAGCTGCTCAGGGCTGAGCAGGGTCCTGGTGGCCGTGGCTACAGCCCTGGTGTctgcctcctccccctgcccccaggccTGGGGCCCCCCAG GGGTCCAGTATGGGCAGCCCGGCAGGTCCATGAAGCTGTGTTGTCCTGGAGTGACTGCCGG GGAACCAGTGTCCTGGTTTCGGGACGGGGAGCCAAAGCTGCTCCAGGGACCTGACTCTGGGCTAGGGCATGAACTGGTCCTGGCCCAGGCAGACAGCACTGATGAGGGCACCTACATCTGCCGGACCCTGGATGGTGCACTTGGGGGCACAGTGACCCTGCAGCTGGGCT ACCCTCCAGCCCGCCCTGTTGTCTCCTGCCAAGCAGCCGACTATGAGAACTTCTCTTGCACTTGGAGTCCCAGCCAGATCAGCGGTTTACCCACCCGCTACCTCACCTCCTACAG GAAGAAGACAATCCTAGGAGCTGATAGCCAGAG GAGGAGTCCATCCACAGGGCCCTGGCCATGCCCACAGGATCCCCTAGGGGCCGCCCGCTGTGTTGTCCATGGGGCTGAGTTCTGGAGCCAGTACCGGATTAATGTGACTgaggtgaacccactgggtgcCAGCACACGCCTGCTGGATGTGAGCTTGCAGAGCATCT TGCGTCCTGACCCACCCCAGGGCCTGCGGGTAGAGTCGGTACCAGGTTACCCCCGACGTCTGCGAGCCAGCTGGACATACCCTGCCTCCTGGCCGCGCCAGCCCCACTTCCTGCTCAAGTTCCGTTTGCAGTACCGTCCGGCGCAGCATCCAGCCTGGTCCACG GTGGAGCCAGCTGGACTGGAGGAGGTGATCACAGATGCTGTGGCTGGGCTGCCCCATGCTGTACGAGTCAGTGCCCGGGACTTTCTAGATGCTGGCACCTGGAGCACCTGGAGCCCGGAGGCCTGGGGAACTCCGAGCACTG GGACTGTACCAAAGGAGATACCAGCTTGGGGCCAGCTACACACGCAGCCAGAGGTGGAGCCTCAGGTGGACAGCCCTGCTCCTCCAAGGCCCTCCCTCCAACCACACCCTCGGCTACTTG ATCACAAGGACTCTGTGGAGCAGGTAGCTGTGCTGGCATCTTTGGGAATCCTTTCTTTCCTGGGACTGGTGGCTGGGGCCCTGGCACTGGGGCTCTG gctgaggctgagacagggcgGGAAGGATGGATCCCCAAAGCCTGGGTTCTTGGCCTCAATGATTCCAGTGGACAGGCATCCAG
- the SIGMAR1 gene encoding sigma non-opioid intracellular receptor 1 isoform X1: MQWAVGRRWAWAALLLAVAAVLTQVVWLWLGTQSFVFQREEIAQLARQYAGLDHELAFSRLIVELRRLHPGHVLPDEELQWVFVNAGGWMGAMCLLHASLSEYVLLFGTALGSRGHSGRYWAEISDTIISGTFHQWREGTTKSEVFYPGETVVHGPGEATAVEWGPNTWMVEYGRGVIPSTLAFALADTVFSTQDFLTLFYTLRSYARGLRLELTTYLFGQDP, from the exons ATGCAGTGGGCCGTGGGCCGGCGGTGGGCGTGGGCCGCGCTGCTCCTGGCTGTCGCAGCGGTGCTGACCCAGGTCGTCTGGCTCTGGCTGGGTACGCAGAGCTTCGTCTTCCAGCGCGAAGAGATAGCGCAGTTGGCGCGGCAGTACGCTG GGCTGGACCACGAGCTGGCCTTCTCTCGGCTTATCGTGGAGCTGCGGCGGCTGCACCCAGGCCACGTGCTGCCCGACGAGGAGCTGCAGTGGGTGTTCGTGAATGCGGGTGGCTGGATGGGCGCCATGTGCCTTCTGCACGCCTCGCTGTCCGAGTATGTGCTGCTCTTCGGCACCGCCTTGGGCTCCCGCGGCCACTCGG GGCGCTACTGGGCTGAGATCTCGGATACCATCATCTCTGGCACCTTCCACCAGTGGAGAGAGGGCACCACCAAAAGTGAGGTCTTCTACCCAG GGGAGACGGTAGTGCACGGGCCTGGTGAGGCAACAGCTGTGGAGTGGGGGCCAAACACGTGGATGGTGGAGTACGGCCGGGGTGTCATCCCATCCACCCTGGCCTTCGCGCTGGCCGACACTGTCTTCAGCACCCAGGACTTCCTCACCCTCTTCTATACTCTTCGCTCCTATGCTCGGGGCCTCCGGCTTGAGCTCACCACCTACCTCTTCGGCCAGGACCCTTGA
- the IL11RA gene encoding interleukin-11 receptor subunit alpha isoform X2 encodes MKLCCPGVTAGEPVSWFRDGEPKLLQGPDSGLGHELVLAQADSTDEGTYICRTLDGALGGTVTLQLGYPPARPVVSCQAADYENFSCTWSPSQISGLPTRYLTSYRKKTILGADSQRRSPSTGPWPCPQDPLGAARCVVHGAEFWSQYRINVTEVNPLGASTRLLDVSLQSILRPDPPQGLRVESVPGYPRRLRASWTYPASWPRQPHFLLKFRLQYRPAQHPAWSTVEPAGLEEVITDAVAGLPHAVRVSARDFLDAGTWSTWSPEAWGTPSTGTVPKEIPAWGQLHTQPEVEPQVDSPAPPRPSLQPHPRLLDHKDSVEQVAVLASLGILSFLGLVAGALALGLWLRLRQGGKDGSPKPGFLASMIPVDRHPGAPNL; translated from the exons ATGAAGCTGTGTTGTCCTGGAGTGACTGCCGG GGAACCAGTGTCCTGGTTTCGGGACGGGGAGCCAAAGCTGCTCCAGGGACCTGACTCTGGGCTAGGGCATGAACTGGTCCTGGCCCAGGCAGACAGCACTGATGAGGGCACCTACATCTGCCGGACCCTGGATGGTGCACTTGGGGGCACAGTGACCCTGCAGCTGGGCT ACCCTCCAGCCCGCCCTGTTGTCTCCTGCCAAGCAGCCGACTATGAGAACTTCTCTTGCACTTGGAGTCCCAGCCAGATCAGCGGTTTACCCACCCGCTACCTCACCTCCTACAG GAAGAAGACAATCCTAGGAGCTGATAGCCAGAG GAGGAGTCCATCCACAGGGCCCTGGCCATGCCCACAGGATCCCCTAGGGGCCGCCCGCTGTGTTGTCCATGGGGCTGAGTTCTGGAGCCAGTACCGGATTAATGTGACTgaggtgaacccactgggtgcCAGCACACGCCTGCTGGATGTGAGCTTGCAGAGCATCT TGCGTCCTGACCCACCCCAGGGCCTGCGGGTAGAGTCGGTACCAGGTTACCCCCGACGTCTGCGAGCCAGCTGGACATACCCTGCCTCCTGGCCGCGCCAGCCCCACTTCCTGCTCAAGTTCCGTTTGCAGTACCGTCCGGCGCAGCATCCAGCCTGGTCCACG GTGGAGCCAGCTGGACTGGAGGAGGTGATCACAGATGCTGTGGCTGGGCTGCCCCATGCTGTACGAGTCAGTGCCCGGGACTTTCTAGATGCTGGCACCTGGAGCACCTGGAGCCCGGAGGCCTGGGGAACTCCGAGCACTG GGACTGTACCAAAGGAGATACCAGCTTGGGGCCAGCTACACACGCAGCCAGAGGTGGAGCCTCAGGTGGACAGCCCTGCTCCTCCAAGGCCCTCCCTCCAACCACACCCTCGGCTACTTG ATCACAAGGACTCTGTGGAGCAGGTAGCTGTGCTGGCATCTTTGGGAATCCTTTCTTTCCTGGGACTGGTGGCTGGGGCCCTGGCACTGGGGCTCTG gctgaggctgagacagggcgGGAAGGATGGATCCCCAAAGCCTGGGTTCTTGGCCTCAATGATTCCAGTGGACAGGCATCCAG
- the SIGMAR1 gene encoding sigma non-opioid intracellular receptor 1 isoform X2, whose translation MRVAGWAPCAFCTPRCPRRYWAEISDTIISGTFHQWREGTTKSEVFYPGETVVHGPGEATAVEWGPNTWMVEYGRGVIPSTLAFALADTVFSTQDFLTLFYTLRSYARGLRLELTTYLFGQDP comes from the exons ATGCGGGTGGCTGGATGGGCGCCATGTGCCTTCTGCACGCCTCGCTGTCCGA GGCGCTACTGGGCTGAGATCTCGGATACCATCATCTCTGGCACCTTCCACCAGTGGAGAGAGGGCACCACCAAAAGTGAGGTCTTCTACCCAG GGGAGACGGTAGTGCACGGGCCTGGTGAGGCAACAGCTGTGGAGTGGGGGCCAAACACGTGGATGGTGGAGTACGGCCGGGGTGTCATCCCATCCACCCTGGCCTTCGCGCTGGCCGACACTGTCTTCAGCACCCAGGACTTCCTCACCCTCTTCTATACTCTTCGCTCCTATGCTCGGGGCCTCCGGCTTGAGCTCACCACCTACCTCTTCGGCCAGGACCCTTGA